The Epilithonimonas zeae genome contains a region encoding:
- a CDS encoding twin-arginine translocation signal domain-containing protein: MIARITEPFSLTIIVLILMPIKKKNSKHNLLNLCTMEDQITRRDAIGKIAATVVVAAIAPAALAQSQNRNVKNTNDRGLTDPTTKYPKPPFKRQSQPFPGLANRMTPVPDHGEKSYVGSGRLAGRKALVTGGDSGIGRAAVIAYAREGADVAINYLPQG, translated from the coding sequence TTGATAGCAAGAATTACTGAACCATTTTCATTGACGATAATTGTTTTGATACTAATGCCTATCAAAAAGAAAAATTCAAAGCATAACCTACTAAATCTTTGTACGATGGAAGATCAAATAACCCGACGAGATGCTATTGGTAAAATAGCTGCCACAGTTGTCGTAGCTGCTATTGCACCAGCTGCGCTGGCACAATCGCAAAACAGAAATGTCAAAAATACCAATGATAGGGGTCTTACCGATCCAACTACAAAATATCCAAAACCACCTTTTAAGCGACAATCTCAGCCATTTCCAGGACTTGCCAACAGAATGACACCGGTTCCCGATCATGGGGAAAAAAGCTATGTGGGCTCAGGAAGACTTGCAGGAAGAAAAGCGCTGGTGACCGGAGGAGATTCCGGGATCGGACGTGCCGCCGTTATTGCCTATGCGAGGGAAGGAGCGGATGTGGCCATCAACTATCTTCCTCAAGGATAG
- a CDS encoding serine hydrolase domain-containing protein, with the protein MKLKIKCILFLFSVSSFGLYFGQSNQKDPINRADSLWSAYKQPNTPGMAAAVIKNGKVIYKKTYGMANLENKTPITDSTAFNIASVSKQFTAFIALLAEKEGKLSLDDDIRTYLPELSHIPYKITIRQLANHTSGLPNFSEIKKLQGFGDEFKVTNNEAVHTLLRIKRVNFPPGEQYQYNNTGFTLLAEILRRVYKKDFSQIAKEYVFNPLHMKNTVAIDDPDRIIINKAESYQPKGSIFLKLPIGQMVSGSSNIYATLDDLCKWAANFQNPIQGNRTLYNTMQKNTVLSSGKKIEYGLGLQTEKYKGLDIVFHGGGTVGYRTYILHVPSQQFSVVILGNGQGFDGLLIAYQLVDFFLKDQETISVKSQKIIYAPSELKRFEGVYELNPGNYLEISTEGKDLYLGTYNHKGKEPLQGMDENKFKITSIPTASLTFNNESVKLRIADFTYTAKKVILNPPKADKMILNKYIGFYRNDEFNTMYELILENDQLIARHPLNGDIKLFPLKPASFYSTIEYFGQLDFKYDENDEIIGFGLSGANIMNIEFRKIK; encoded by the coding sequence ATGAAGCTTAAAATCAAATGTATCCTGTTCCTTTTTTCTGTATCGAGTTTTGGACTATATTTCGGACAATCCAATCAAAAAGATCCAATAAATAGAGCAGATTCTTTATGGAGTGCTTATAAACAGCCTAATACTCCGGGTATGGCGGCTGCTGTCATAAAGAACGGAAAAGTAATTTATAAGAAAACCTATGGGATGGCCAATCTGGAAAATAAAACCCCGATAACGGATTCGACAGCTTTTAATATTGCATCTGTTTCTAAGCAGTTTACCGCATTTATTGCCCTTTTGGCAGAAAAGGAAGGAAAGTTATCATTAGATGACGACATAAGGACTTATCTGCCGGAACTGAGCCATATTCCATATAAGATTACAATCCGGCAATTGGCCAATCATACCAGTGGCCTACCGAATTTTAGTGAAATCAAGAAATTGCAAGGCTTTGGTGATGAATTTAAAGTAACCAATAATGAAGCAGTACATACTCTTTTGCGAATTAAAAGAGTAAATTTCCCTCCGGGAGAGCAATATCAATATAATAACACAGGTTTTACATTGCTTGCTGAAATACTTCGCAGGGTTTATAAAAAGGATTTCAGCCAAATAGCGAAGGAGTATGTTTTTAATCCTTTACATATGAAAAATACTGTGGCAATAGATGATCCGGATAGAATTATTATAAATAAGGCAGAATCTTATCAGCCAAAAGGCAGCATATTCTTAAAACTTCCTATCGGGCAAATGGTGAGTGGTTCATCTAATATTTATGCTACGCTTGATGATCTTTGTAAATGGGCGGCCAATTTTCAAAATCCGATACAGGGAAATCGTACGCTTTATAATACAATGCAAAAGAATACCGTATTAAGTTCAGGTAAAAAAATAGAATATGGGCTTGGTCTGCAAACTGAAAAATATAAAGGTTTGGATATTGTATTTCACGGCGGTGGCACTGTTGGCTATCGAACCTATATTCTGCATGTTCCTTCACAACAATTTTCTGTTGTAATACTGGGAAATGGGCAGGGTTTTGATGGCTTGTTAATTGCTTATCAATTGGTAGATTTCTTTCTTAAAGATCAAGAGACAATTTCGGTTAAGTCTCAAAAAATAATTTATGCTCCATCAGAGCTGAAGCGATTTGAAGGAGTTTATGAGCTTAATCCAGGAAATTATCTTGAAATATCAACAGAAGGTAAGGATCTTTACCTGGGAACCTATAATCATAAAGGTAAAGAGCCACTACAAGGAATGGATGAAAATAAATTTAAGATAACTTCTATTCCTACTGCAAGCTTGACCTTCAATAATGAATCAGTTAAACTTAGAATTGCCGATTTTACGTATACCGCAAAAAAAGTAATCCTGAATCCTCCCAAAGCTGATAAAATGATTTTGAATAAATATATTGGATTCTATAGAAATGATGAATTTAATACAATGTACGAATTAATTCTTGAAAACGATCAGTTGATAGCCAGGCATCCTTTGAATGGTGATATTAAATTATTTCCATTAAAACCTGCAAGTTTTTATTCAACAATTGAATATTTTGGACAACTTGATTTTAAATATGATGAGAATGATGAAATCATCGGATTTGGGCTATCCGGAGCAAATATTATGAATATTGAATTCAGGAAAATAAAATAG
- a CDS encoding DUF3945 domain-containing protein, producing the protein MEDNQPNITNEIKPAAETLLVLNIHNNRIELVKGIDKEGNLQKVPPENKKDNDQLIRVDKHGDLFSNFFSNFYRQLKNPTHFNFFKVSEYDAVDTAKDLQQYIEQASPEEKEQLREYEIIPKNTNPLKNQKTMENNTDHQEYRFQPEQIDWKTMEKLGLSQEKLENMNALDPLLRGYKTNTLIPITINLGAAVSKMDVRLSLQEGDTGDIGIKLHGIRREPNLNLKFLGHEFSEEDKKNLMESGNMGRIVDLVNPKTDEIIPSVISRDRLTNELVAYRAEYMKIPDEIKGIKLDEHQKQTLLEGKPLYLEGMTSTKGTSFDATVQFNADKRYVEFIFDNNQKQQQSQSQKENNPQNQNQNQNKNNEPPRVFRDKELDDKQYEKFKAGETVYVSGLVDSKGKEYQGYITFNKETSKTEFSFTNPNKLREKTQPSEAHKTQTAVNTDGKTNESTKNIKESLQSKQQEPANKQQQEQQKKPARSRGRKM; encoded by the coding sequence ATGGAAGATAACCAACCCAACATAACCAATGAAATCAAACCGGCAGCGGAAACCCTTTTGGTGTTGAATATCCATAATAACAGGATAGAGCTGGTGAAAGGAATTGATAAGGAAGGAAATCTGCAAAAAGTTCCCCCGGAAAACAAGAAAGACAATGACCAGCTTATCAGGGTCGATAAACATGGGGATCTGTTCTCCAACTTCTTTTCCAACTTTTACCGGCAGCTTAAAAATCCGACGCATTTCAACTTCTTTAAAGTTTCGGAATACGATGCTGTCGATACTGCTAAAGACCTTCAGCAGTATATCGAACAGGCTTCGCCTGAAGAAAAAGAACAACTCAGGGAATATGAAATTATACCTAAAAATACCAACCCATTAAAAAATCAGAAAACAATGGAAAACAACACAGACCATCAGGAATACCGTTTCCAGCCGGAACAGATCGACTGGAAAACGATGGAAAAACTCGGATTAAGCCAGGAAAAGCTTGAAAATATGAATGCACTAGATCCTCTGCTCAGAGGCTACAAGACCAATACCTTAATTCCCATCACCATTAACCTTGGCGCTGCCGTCAGCAAAATGGACGTCAGGCTGTCTTTACAGGAAGGTGATACCGGGGATATCGGCATTAAGCTTCACGGCATCCGCAGAGAACCCAATCTCAACCTCAAGTTCTTAGGTCATGAGTTCAGCGAAGAAGACAAAAAGAACCTGATGGAGAGCGGCAATATGGGAAGAATCGTTGATCTGGTCAATCCCAAGACCGACGAGATCATTCCATCCGTTATCAGCCGTGACCGCCTGACCAATGAACTGGTGGCTTACAGGGCAGAGTATATGAAGATTCCAGACGAAATCAAAGGAATCAAATTAGACGAACACCAGAAACAAACCCTGTTGGAAGGTAAGCCTCTCTATCTTGAAGGAATGACTTCTACCAAAGGAACTTCCTTCGATGCTACCGTCCAGTTTAATGCCGATAAGCGCTATGTAGAATTCATATTTGACAACAATCAAAAGCAGCAGCAAAGCCAGTCCCAAAAAGAAAACAACCCGCAAAACCAAAACCAAAATCAAAATAAAAACAACGAACCTCCAAGAGTTTTCAGGGACAAGGAACTGGATGACAAGCAGTATGAAAAATTCAAGGCGGGGGAGACTGTTTATGTCAGCGGTCTTGTGGACAGTAAAGGCAAAGAATACCAAGGCTATATTACCTTCAACAAAGAAACATCCAAGACCGAATTCTCATTTACCAATCCTAACAAGCTCAGGGAAAAAACCCAGCCGTCAGAAGCCCACAAAACTCAAACGGCAGTTAACACCGATGGTAAAACCAATGAATCGACAAAGAACATCAAAGAATCGCTTCAATCCAAACAGCAGGAACCTGCCAACAAGCAGCAACAGGAGCAGCAGAAAAAACCAGCTAGATCAAGAGGAAGAAAAATGTAA
- a CDS encoding YciE/YciF ferroxidase family protein, translated as MATKTENNTSSTAAASKNNTAKTAASNTNPDSNMDQNMKNSSLHKFFVDALKDIYYAEDAIVDALQKMQDAATTEELKDAFEDHQLQTKKHVSRLEKVFKLIGETPEKKECKAIVGIIQEGEEIIKSTEEGSMTRDAALIIAAQKVEHYEIATYGGLAQLAITMGHEKAADLLEKTLQEEEETDLLLTDIAEMSINFDAEQED; from the coding sequence ATGGCAACAAAGACAGAAAACAATACAAGCAGTACAGCCGCTGCATCAAAAAACAACACAGCCAAAACTGCGGCTTCAAATACAAATCCAGATTCCAATATGGATCAGAATATGAAAAACTCCTCGCTTCACAAATTTTTCGTGGACGCATTAAAGGATATCTACTACGCAGAGGATGCTATCGTGGATGCATTGCAAAAAATGCAGGACGCCGCTACTACGGAAGAGCTGAAAGATGCTTTTGAGGACCATCAGCTTCAGACAAAAAAGCACGTCAGCCGCCTTGAGAAAGTATTCAAGCTAATAGGTGAGACTCCTGAAAAAAAGGAATGCAAAGCCATCGTCGGGATTATACAGGAAGGAGAGGAGATCATAAAATCAACCGAGGAAGGTTCTATGACACGCGATGCAGCACTTATCATTGCTGCACAAAAAGTGGAGCATTATGAGATCGCAACATATGGCGGTCTTGCCCAGCTTGCAATCACAATGGGACACGAAAAAGCAGCAGACCTTCTGGAAAAGACCCTGCAGGAAGAGGAGGAAACAGATCTGTTGCTGACAGATATTGCAGAGATGTCGATCAACTTTGATGCAGAGCAGGAAGATTAA
- a CDS encoding helix-turn-helix domain-containing protein translates to MAFINDLGKIIFFLFLLLSFFLITAKSERKLPNYLFAAFLLISVIDFSGLFILPPNSKIIKGGKLASVLLQMPLYYLYVNSACYYNFKLRKEHLLHTLPFLFFGFLFSISGISKQSYGVFDIFSIIQYYYYIIAVFLALRNFKRLYQENYSSNHHLTYKWLMQTTVLFLIGNFFVLIRGLVDESSPVHNWLYTFTSLFILFVICWFVMNALYRPNLFAGINKDLVPVKSVNNLKEEPEQLKNLLQFMETEKPYLDDKLTLQKLAEQFNLPEKQLSLLINQHTGKHFFDFINEFRINYAKALLKDQSHLTVLEILYEVGFNSKSSFYTAFKKETSLTPTDYRKSVV, encoded by the coding sequence GTGGCATTCATCAACGATTTAGGAAAGATCATTTTTTTCTTGTTTTTACTGTTAAGTTTTTTCCTTATTACAGCAAAATCAGAAAGGAAATTACCGAATTATTTATTTGCCGCTTTTCTTTTGATATCCGTGATTGATTTTTCTGGTTTGTTCATATTACCCCCCAATTCTAAAATAATCAAAGGAGGGAAACTGGCCAGTGTGTTGTTGCAGATGCCGCTCTATTATTTATATGTAAATTCTGCGTGTTACTACAATTTCAAACTTCGTAAAGAGCATCTTTTACATACGCTCCCTTTTTTATTCTTTGGGTTCTTATTCAGTATCTCAGGAATTTCAAAACAGAGCTACGGTGTGTTTGATATTTTTTCCATCATTCAATATTACTATTATATCATTGCTGTATTTCTGGCACTAAGGAACTTCAAAAGATTGTATCAGGAAAATTATTCAAGTAATCATCACCTTACTTACAAATGGCTGATGCAAACCACGGTTCTTTTTTTAATTGGAAATTTCTTTGTGCTGATCAGGGGCTTGGTAGACGAAAGTAGCCCGGTTCATAATTGGTTATATACCTTCACATCACTATTTATATTATTTGTAATCTGCTGGTTTGTGATGAACGCGCTATACCGTCCCAATTTGTTTGCAGGTATCAATAAAGATCTCGTTCCTGTAAAGTCGGTCAATAATTTGAAGGAAGAACCTGAACAATTGAAAAATTTGTTGCAATTTATGGAAACTGAAAAGCCTTATTTAGATGATAAGCTGACATTACAGAAATTGGCAGAACAATTTAATCTACCCGAAAAGCAACTTTCATTGTTGATCAATCAGCACACCGGAAAACATTTTTTCGACTTTATCAATGAGTTTAGAATTAATTATGCAAAGGCTCTTCTAAAAGATCAGTCTCACTTAACCGTACTGGAAATATTGTATGAAGTTGGCTTCAACTCGAAGTCTTCATTTTATACCGCATTTAAAAAGGAGACCAGCTTAACCCCGACAGATTACAGGAAATCAGTGGTTTAA
- a CDS encoding exodeoxyribonuclease VII large subunit yields the protein MDVSSIHFEIDNYSCNITSAIAILSTLKELSPKNYDMIGLVRGGGDRQSMETFNDLSLSDYFITINALMVTAIGHTVDETLLDRLADKRFHLPHDYGVGLHSIAEKLSLERSNSRALLIDEVKKDVRKQFSEQVETLEKQLKKKNEEFSEAQKTYKEQVENQSKTFADQMKVRNEEFHKLQASSARQLEELQKNFQEQQKHRALERDHYKKEIAALHEKNVHSAVNEKTATLRANLETLRQDNIILKEEAQKGKANYAVILVSVIIALVLGFILAKIT from the coding sequence CTGGATGTTTCTTCAATCCATTTTGAAATCGACAATTACAGCTGCAATATCACCTCGGCAATTGCTATCCTTTCCACGCTCAAAGAACTGTCTCCAAAAAACTATGATATGATTGGCCTGGTAAGAGGTGGTGGAGACCGTCAAAGTATGGAGACCTTCAATGACCTGAGTTTATCGGATTACTTTATCACGATAAACGCTTTGATGGTGACTGCCATCGGTCATACGGTCGATGAAACATTGTTGGACCGTTTAGCCGACAAGCGGTTTCATTTGCCTCATGATTACGGTGTAGGACTTCACAGCATTGCTGAAAAACTATCTCTCGAAAGATCCAACTCAAGAGCCTTACTTATAGACGAGGTTAAAAAAGACGTCAGAAAGCAATTTTCCGAACAAGTCGAAACACTAGAGAAGCAGCTGAAAAAGAAAAATGAAGAATTTAGTGAGGCACAGAAAACTTATAAAGAGCAGGTAGAGAACCAGTCCAAAACATTTGCCGATCAGATGAAGGTACGCAATGAAGAGTTTCATAAACTACAAGCCAGCTCAGCCAGGCAGTTGGAAGAACTGCAGAAAAACTTCCAGGAGCAACAGAAACATCGGGCACTGGAACGTGACCATTACAAAAAGGAGATTGCAGCGCTGCATGAGAAAAACGTCCACTCAGCAGTTAATGAAAAAACAGCCACTTTACGGGCCAATCTCGAAACATTAAGGCAGGATAACATCATCTTGAAAGAAGAAGCGCAGAAGGGAAAGGCCAACTACGCTGTGATACTTGTTTCTGTGATCATAGCTTTGGTACTCGGATTCATATTGGCTAAAATAACCTAG
- a CDS encoding DUF6766 family protein, protein MVSKRNFFYRNSLSIVLISLTLIFLAAQSFTGWKTENKELAEKGQALLNFNEYLQSGHFIETTFENWESEFLQMMLYVVLTVKLRQKGSSESKSLEDEEDVDKDSVPHPKAPWPVKKGGIWLRIYQHSLSIAFAVLFLLSFGLHFFGSLKDHNSEQKINGQPLVNAGEYLTGSRFWFESFQNWQSEFLAVASLVLLSIWLREKGSPESKPVDMAHDEIP, encoded by the coding sequence ATGGTATCCAAACGAAACTTTTTTTATAGAAATAGCCTCAGTATCGTTCTGATCAGCCTGACGTTGATATTTCTTGCTGCCCAGTCATTTACCGGATGGAAGACCGAAAACAAGGAACTTGCAGAAAAAGGACAGGCTCTGCTAAACTTTAACGAGTATTTGCAAAGCGGACACTTTATTGAGACCACATTTGAAAATTGGGAGAGCGAGTTTCTGCAAATGATGCTTTATGTTGTTCTTACCGTGAAGCTGCGGCAAAAAGGTTCCAGCGAATCCAAATCCCTTGAAGACGAAGAAGATGTGGACAAAGATTCAGTTCCACATCCAAAAGCACCATGGCCTGTCAAAAAAGGTGGAATATGGTTGCGTATCTATCAACACTCGCTTTCAATTGCTTTTGCAGTTCTATTCCTGTTGAGTTTTGGCCTGCATTTTTTCGGCAGCCTGAAAGATCATAATTCCGAGCAGAAAATCAATGGACAACCGCTGGTAAATGCTGGTGAATATCTGACCGGATCAAGATTCTGGTTCGAGTCCTTTCAGAACTGGCAGAGTGAATTTTTAGCGGTTGCTTCGTTGGTCCTGCTTTCGATATGGCTGAGGGAAAAGGGATCGCCGGAATCAAAGCCCGTGGATATGGCACATGATGAAATTCCTTGA
- a CDS encoding KGG domain-containing protein, which yields MNTRNSNNSSSRGNSSNNNDAKSIFEEIYQLGYDHGFTDATEDEDFDDDFSDFEDEYDDYEFADSYDDDDDDYDDDYEDDEDDEDEDYNDNRGRSGSGQGRGNQQRDSQGRFSSGGGRGGSRGNSGSGSGGGGSRSGSGSGSSGRGRSGSGNGTSRRGFASMSQSERSRIARMGGEASHGGGRSGSGRSGSGSGRSGGSGRGSNSGRSGNSGSGSNNNSGSGSGSGNSRRGFASMSKAERTRIARMGGQASHGGGRSSGSGRSGFGGRRNRS from the coding sequence ATGAACACTAGAAATTCAAACAACAGCAGTTCAAGAGGAAATTCGTCAAACAATAATGACGCAAAATCGATCTTTGAAGAAATATACCAATTAGGGTATGATCACGGTTTTACAGACGCTACGGAAGATGAGGATTTCGATGATGATTTCTCAGATTTCGAAGATGAGTACGATGATTATGAATTCGCTGACAGCTATGATGATGACGACGATGATTATGATGATGATTACGAAGACGATGAAGATGATGAAGACGAAGACTACAATGATAACAGAGGTCGAAGCGGTTCAGGACAAGGCCGTGGAAATCAACAGAGAGACAGCCAGGGAAGATTTAGTTCTGGCGGTGGCAGAGGTGGCTCACGAGGTAATTCCGGTTCGGGGTCTGGAGGCGGAGGTTCGCGAAGCGGGTCTGGTTCCGGATCATCAGGCAGAGGCCGGTCAGGAAGCGGGAATGGAACTTCCAGAAGGGGCTTTGCATCAATGAGCCAATCAGAACGGAGCCGAATTGCCAGAATGGGAGGGGAAGCCTCACACGGCGGCGGACGTTCCGGTTCAGGAAGATCTGGTTCAGGTTCAGGCAGATCGGGAGGCTCAGGAAGAGGATCCAACTCTGGCAGATCCGGAAACTCGGGAAGCGGTTCCAACAATAATTCTGGAAGCGGTTCAGGTTCCGGGAATTCAAGAAGAGGCTTTGCGTCTATGAGCAAAGCTGAACGTACAAGAATTGCCAGAATGGGTGGACAGGCTTCGCACGGCGGAGGAAGATCTTCTGGTTCCGGCAGATCAGGATTCGGAGGCAGACGAAACCGTTCTTAA
- a CDS encoding FAD-dependent oxidoreductase yields the protein MNRDGVRKSLWQEEIKNIPASININGTYDVAIIGGGITGISTAYRLQRSGVECILIEAFNIGFGTTGGTTAHLNNFYDTTYAEAISKFGLSNSKLLARSAKEAMEIIEANINDNRIDCDLLERSAHLFALDDQQKKKLEEMMEGSEKVGHVMIPIEETSYPIPFTKAVEIPGQGQFHPIKYISGLSRSFLNSGGTIVENCRCNSHSEEDDLIVLKTSRGVIKAKSVVYATHIPPGISRLHFTNSPYRSYAMAFTLRNGRYPEEVGYDLTDPYHYYRVHEINGEKLLIAGGEDHKTGHADDTGECFSMLENYVREYFDVDLVKYSWSSQYYEPVDGLPYIGKLPGTKNIFTGTGFRGNGMMFGTLSSKVISDLILSGSSEYERLFDPSRVDPIAGLTEFVKENISVVSDFIKDKLFVEKIASLSEVSDGEGRVVKYDGESYAVYKESKGRVHLLKSTCPHAKCEVRWNGAELSWDCPCHGSRFGIDGKVLTAPSVKDLIKVNEKNI from the coding sequence ATGAACAGAGACGGCGTAAGAAAGAGTCTATGGCAGGAAGAGATCAAAAATATTCCGGCCTCCATCAATATCAACGGCACTTATGATGTCGCCATCATTGGCGGCGGCATTACGGGTATTTCTACAGCTTACAGATTGCAGCGTTCAGGCGTGGAATGCATCCTTATTGAAGCTTTCAATATAGGATTCGGCACGACCGGCGGCACAACGGCGCACCTGAACAATTTTTATGATACCACCTATGCCGAAGCGATAAGCAAATTTGGGCTAAGCAATTCAAAGCTTCTGGCAAGGTCTGCAAAAGAGGCGATGGAGATCATCGAGGCCAATATCAACGACAACCGAATTGACTGCGACCTCCTGGAGAGGTCAGCTCATCTATTTGCCCTGGACGATCAGCAGAAAAAGAAACTTGAGGAGATGATGGAAGGTTCTGAAAAAGTGGGACATGTGATGATTCCCATTGAAGAGACCTCATATCCAATCCCATTTACAAAAGCGGTCGAAATTCCAGGACAGGGACAGTTTCATCCTATTAAATACATCAGCGGATTATCACGTTCATTCCTTAATTCCGGCGGGACCATTGTGGAGAACTGCCGCTGCAACAGCCATTCCGAAGAGGATGACCTTATTGTTCTCAAGACATCAAGAGGCGTTATAAAAGCTAAAAGCGTGGTCTATGCCACACATATCCCACCGGGCATCAGCAGGCTACATTTCACCAATTCGCCTTACAGAAGCTATGCTATGGCGTTCACGCTTCGAAATGGCCGCTATCCTGAAGAAGTAGGCTATGACCTGACGGATCCATACCATTATTACCGTGTACACGAGATCAATGGCGAGAAACTTCTTATTGCCGGTGGCGAAGACCATAAGACAGGGCACGCTGATGACACTGGTGAATGCTTTTCTATGCTGGAAAATTATGTAAGGGAGTATTTCGATGTCGACCTTGTCAAGTACAGCTGGTCCAGCCAATACTATGAGCCTGTGGACGGCCTGCCGTACATCGGTAAACTGCCAGGCACCAAAAATATATTCACCGGCACGGGATTCCGGGGAAACGGAATGATGTTCGGAACTTTGTCATCCAAGGTGATCAGTGATCTTATTCTTAGTGGGAGCAGCGAATACGAGAGGCTTTTTGATCCGTCGAGGGTAGATCCTATTGCTGGTCTTACGGAGTTTGTAAAAGAGAATATTTCCGTTGTGAGCGACTTTATAAAAGATAAATTATTTGTGGAAAAGATAGCTTCCCTGTCTGAAGTCAGCGATGGGGAGGGCAGGGTTGTCAAATATGACGGTGAATCTTACGCTGTGTACAAAGAATCCAAAGGCAGGGTCCATCTTTTGAAAAGCACCTGTCCACATGCAAAATGCGAGGTACGGTGGAATGGTGCGGAACTTTCCTGGGACTGTCCATGTCACGGTTCTCGTTTTGGAATAGACGGCAAAGTCCTGACTGCTCCCTCAGTAAAAGATCTGATCAAGGTCAATGAGAAAAATATATAA
- a CDS encoding helix-turn-helix domain-containing protein encodes MNIERTEFTAWMERIMERFDILKEHIAAKQSRYIEIDGEQLLDNQDVLQLLKISSRSLQRYRTNKKLPYYTISGKLYYKLSDVHQLIRSSLNK; translated from the coding sequence ATGAATATTGAAAGAACAGAATTTACCGCATGGATGGAAAGAATTATGGAACGATTCGACATTCTCAAAGAACACATCGCAGCAAAACAATCCCGTTACATCGAAATAGACGGCGAACAACTGCTCGACAACCAGGACGTGTTACAGCTTCTTAAAATAAGTTCCAGGTCCCTCCAGAGATACCGAACCAATAAAAAGCTCCCTTATTATACCATCAGCGGTAAGCTCTACTATAAGCTGTCCGATGTGCACCAGCTCATCAGAAGCAGTCTGAACAAATAA
- a CDS encoding CinA family protein, producing the protein MIFHKPTLDLISQSLLLKGKTISVAEDVTSGLLQFSFSQMQNAPLFYKGGMTVCTVDEKIRLLNVEPAETRNCGISEYIADKMAVEIAKVFHTDWGIGITGYVSPIRESGFSIYMHFSMSYKGSVVSSRKMELDQAMPLGEAQLFFTRNVLEQFKCKLESYKIS; encoded by the coding sequence ATGATATTTCACAAGCCAACATTAGACCTGATCAGTCAGTCACTGCTGCTAAAGGGTAAAACTATTTCCGTTGCTGAGGACGTAACTTCTGGTCTTTTGCAGTTTTCCTTTTCTCAGATGCAGAATGCCCCTTTGTTTTACAAAGGCGGGATGACAGTCTGCACTGTGGATGAGAAGATTAGGCTGCTGAATGTTGAGCCGGCTGAAACCAGAAATTGTGGTATTTCAGAATATATTGCTGATAAAATGGCAGTGGAGATAGCAAAAGTATTCCATACGGATTGGGGAATAGGCATTACCGGATATGTATCTCCTATTCGGGAGTCCGGCTTTAGTATTTATATGCATTTTTCAATGTCCTATAAAGGGTCAGTGGTTTCATCTCGCAAGATGGAACTGGATCAGGCAATGCCATTAGGTGAAGCTCAGCTTTTCTTTACCAGAAATGTTTTGGAACAATTCAAATGTAAATTAGAATCTTACAAAATATCTTAA
- a CDS encoding nuclear transport factor 2 family protein — MNLKSILEEANKCITAGDYEKFLTYCTEDTLWKFVGDRTLKGINEVRKYMAEAYKQPPKFSVELMIEEGNYLTVLGTISLFEKDSQWVDYDYCDVWRFDNGKLAELKAFAIGS, encoded by the coding sequence ATGAACTTGAAATCAATATTAGAAGAGGCTAATAAATGCATCACAGCTGGCGACTATGAAAAATTCTTGACCTACTGCACCGAAGATACCTTATGGAAATTTGTAGGAGACCGTACCTTAAAAGGAATAAACGAAGTAAGGAAGTATATGGCTGAAGCGTACAAACAACCGCCGAAGTTTAGCGTCGAATTGATGATTGAAGAAGGCAACTACCTGACCGTCTTGGGTACGATCAGTTTATTTGAGAAGGATTCACAATGGGTAGATTATGATTATTGTGATGTATGGCGGTTTGACAATGGTAAATTAGCTGAACTGAAGGCTTTCGCTATTGGTTCTTAG